One genomic segment of Caldicellulosiruptoraceae bacterium PP1 includes these proteins:
- a CDS encoding family 16 glycosylhydrolase translates to MINKKDKQEKWELIFFDDFNDNELDRSKWNVIDAGGGFGNNELQYYADRLENVKVENSNLIITAIKENTKYNETYDYTSGKLTTQDKFYFTYGKVEVKAKLPKTQGIWPAIWMMPQDLNKYGEWPSCGEIDIMELLGQEPNTVYGTIHYGNPHTYNGSSYTLEQGDFSQDYHIFSIEWEPGEIRWYVDGVHYLTRTDWFTKDENGRIYKDHPAPFDRDFYLILNVAVGGNWPGYPDSTTIFPQQMLVDYVKVYKKID, encoded by the coding sequence ATGATAAATAAGAAAGATAAACAAGAAAAATGGGAATTAATATTTTTTGATGATTTCAATGATAATGAGTTAGATAGATCAAAATGGAATGTAATTGATGCAGGCGGTGGTTTTGGTAATAATGAACTTCAATACTATGCTGATAGGCTTGAAAATGTAAAAGTAGAAAATAGCAATTTAATTATTACTGCAATAAAAGAAAATACAAAATATAATGAAACGTATGATTATACTTCTGGTAAACTTACAACACAAGATAAATTTTATTTTACTTATGGTAAGGTAGAGGTAAAAGCTAAACTACCTAAGACACAAGGTATTTGGCCTGCTATATGGATGATGCCACAGGATTTGAATAAATATGGTGAATGGCCAAGTTGTGGAGAAATAGATATTATGGAGTTGTTAGGGCAAGAACCTAATACGGTATATGGAACAATACATTATGGGAATCCACATACCTACAATGGAAGTTCATATACATTAGAACAAGGGGATTTTTCGCAAGATTATCATATATTTTCAATAGAATGGGAACCTGGAGAGATTAGATGGTATGTTGATGGTGTACACTATTTAACCAGAACAGATTGGTTTACAAAAGACGAAAATGGAAGAATATATAAAGATCATCCAGCTCCTTTCGATAGAGATTTTTATTTAATATTGAATGTTGCTGTTGGAGGTAATTGGCCTGGTTATCCTGATAGTACAACAATTTTTCCTCAGCAGATGTTAGTAGACTATGTTAAAGTTTATAAAAAAATAGATTAG
- a CDS encoding ADP-ribosylglycohydrolase family protein, translating to MAGWVSLRELLKYEIIQKKEEGYDVTGIEEKLMNTCEENEQDLMKIYDELKNAKKIDNSFFEPSDIETIKSLRPNGPRRLEILDDDGSLKNKFYGAWLGRCVGCALGKPLEAMDFMEGNSKNPGWKNVMLWFKGADAWPIKGYTPSYSKAQDEYGLKLAIWNKLSLRENIKFMETDDDIRYTVLGLSLLEEKGLNWDTWDLGKYWHRKLPYGSVCTAETQAYYNFCSVTSYLEWEKPADWQKKIEWVRTHLNPYREWIGAQIRVDAYAYAAAGNPELAAELAWRDASFSHVKNGIYGAMFISAIIAAAFVEKDPIKLVEIGLSEIPNDCRLSRDIKKAMQIAQKAKDQEELVSSIWDNFNHYHCVHTINNAALCVAAIIFGDGDFEKAVTTAVLGGWDTDCNGATVGSIMGAMVGASNIPEYWISPLNDTLYSEIPGFHPIKISECAERSYNVYKKLNNEVNY from the coding sequence ATGGCAGGTTGGGTATCTTTAAGGGAACTTCTAAAATATGAAATTATACAAAAAAAGGAAGAAGGATATGATGTAACAGGTATTGAAGAAAAGCTCATGAATACTTGTGAAGAGAATGAACAAGACCTTATGAAAATATATGATGAGCTCAAAAATGCAAAAAAAATTGATAATTCTTTTTTTGAGCCTTCTGACATTGAAACTATAAAAAGCTTAAGGCCAAATGGACCTAGAAGATTGGAAATATTAGATGATGATGGGAGTCTTAAAAATAAATTCTATGGTGCATGGCTTGGAAGATGTGTAGGATGTGCATTAGGGAAACCTTTAGAAGCAATGGATTTTATGGAGGGGAATTCAAAAAATCCTGGTTGGAAAAATGTTATGCTTTGGTTTAAAGGTGCTGATGCATGGCCAATAAAAGGTTATACTCCATCATATTCAAAAGCCCAAGATGAATATGGTTTGAAATTGGCAATATGGAATAAGTTAAGCCTAAGAGAAAACATAAAATTTATGGAAACTGATGATGATATAAGATATACAGTTCTTGGACTCTCGTTATTAGAAGAAAAAGGGTTGAACTGGGACACATGGGATTTAGGTAAATACTGGCACCGAAAACTACCATACGGAAGTGTTTGCACTGCTGAAACACAGGCTTATTATAATTTTTGCAGTGTAACTAGTTACCTCGAATGGGAAAAGCCTGCTGATTGGCAAAAGAAAATAGAATGGGTAAGAACACATTTAAATCCATATAGAGAATGGATTGGAGCCCAAATAAGAGTAGATGCTTATGCATATGCTGCAGCAGGAAATCCAGAATTAGCTGCCGAACTTGCATGGAGAGATGCTTCATTTTCTCATGTTAAAAATGGTATTTATGGTGCAATGTTTATAAGTGCAATTATTGCTGCTGCTTTTGTTGAAAAAGACCCAATTAAACTTGTGGAAATAGGTTTGAGTGAAATTCCTAATGATTGCAGATTATCGAGAGATATTAAAAAGGCAATGCAAATTGCTCAGAAGGCCAAGGACCAAGAAGAACTTGTTAGTTCAATTTGGGATAACTTTAATCATTATCATTGTGTACACACTATTAATAATGCTGCTTTATGCGTTGCTGCTATAATATTTGGAGATGGTGATTTTGAAAAAGCTGTCACCACTGCTGTTCTTGGAGGATGGGATACAGATTGTAATGGTGCAACCGTAGGATCAATAATGGGAGCAATGGTTGGTGCATCAAACATACCTGAATACTGGATTTCTCCACTAAATGATACATTGTATTCAGAAATTCCTGGTTTTCATCCAATAAAAATATCAGAGTGCGCAGAAAGAAGCTATAATGTTTATAAAAAATTAAATAATGAAGTAAATTATTAA
- the rbsK gene encoding ribokinase, with amino-acid sequence MKKICVIGSLNIDIVTSIEGLPKIGETIFSKTFDVFVGGGKGANQAVALGKLGADVRMVGRLGSLFYGPEYLEVLKKYNIKCDTVEILEDIYPGIAVVTVVSGGNNMIYVYPGANQMVNEEYIDKIWNKITECDIFLFQMEIPLGTTLYTIKKLKQLEKTIILDPAPAVVWRDEILSYVDYITPNEVELATLAQTPILIRPEDYYTAGQKLIEKGANIVIAKAGEKGSFIIGENIFEHIPAFKVKPIDTTAAGDSFNAGFAYALANGTDNLFDCVRFANAVGALSTTAIGAQTAMPTLEKVYEFLNSYK; translated from the coding sequence ATGAAGAAAATATGTGTTATAGGAAGTTTAAATATTGATATTGTTACATCTATTGAAGGGCTTCCTAAGATTGGGGAAACCATATTTAGCAAAACATTTGATGTTTTTGTTGGCGGTGGTAAGGGAGCTAATCAGGCAGTTGCACTTGGTAAACTTGGTGCTGATGTCAGAATGGTAGGTAGATTAGGTAGTCTTTTTTATGGACCAGAATATTTAGAAGTGCTAAAAAAATACAATATAAAATGTGATACTGTAGAGATATTAGAAGATATCTATCCGGGGATAGCAGTGGTAACTGTTGTTTCAGGAGGTAATAATATGATATATGTATACCCTGGAGCAAATCAAATGGTTAATGAAGAGTATATAGACAAAATATGGAATAAAATAACTGAATGTGATATATTCCTATTTCAAATGGAAATACCGTTAGGTACTACTTTATATACTATAAAAAAATTAAAACAATTGGAGAAGACTATTATTCTTGATCCAGCACCTGCTGTAGTGTGGCGTGATGAAATTTTGAGTTATGTTGACTATATTACACCTAATGAAGTAGAACTTGCAACTTTAGCACAAACACCTATATTAATAAGGCCTGAAGATTATTATACAGCAGGGCAGAAATTGATTGAAAAAGGTGCAAACATTGTTATTGCTAAAGCAGGGGAAAAGGGTTCCTTCATTATTGGTGAAAACATTTTTGAACATATACCTGCTTTTAAAGTAAAACCAATAGATACTACAGCAGCAGGTGACTCATTTAATGCAGGTTTTGCATATGCTTTAGCAAATGGAACAGATAATTTATTTGATTGTGTAAGATTTGCTAATGCAGTAGGTGCTTTATCAACAACAGCCATAGGAGCTCAAACTGCAATGCCAACATTGGAGAAAGTTTATGAGTTTTTAAATAGCTATAAATAA